In a single window of the Coriobacteriia bacterium genome:
- a CDS encoding riboflavin synthase, with protein MFTGLIECEGVITRAERVSGGMRLEVYSPEFGRDMAIGDSIAVDGVCLTVVKFIRGAFLTDVSAETLDRTTLGTLQQGSKVNLERALRLSDRLGGHLVSGHIDGVGRLELKQPAGKFTVYQFQAPPAVMRYVVEKGSIAVDGISLTVAKVGPQGFTTAIIPQTESVTTLKDKPVGAPVNLEADMLAKYVERFVAGYTGAEDAPRERKGLGDMLREFTEGGR; from the coding sequence ATGTTCACGGGACTGATCGAGTGTGAGGGCGTCATCACCCGTGCCGAGCGAGTGTCCGGCGGTATGCGCCTCGAGGTCTACTCGCCTGAGTTCGGACGCGACATGGCGATCGGCGACTCCATCGCGGTCGACGGCGTATGCCTGACCGTGGTGAAGTTCATCAGGGGCGCGTTCCTGACCGACGTGAGCGCCGAGACGCTCGACCGGACGACTCTGGGCACGCTGCAGCAGGGCTCGAAGGTGAACCTCGAGCGCGCACTCAGGCTCTCCGACCGCCTGGGCGGCCACCTCGTCTCGGGTCACATCGACGGCGTCGGACGCCTTGAGCTCAAGCAGCCGGCGGGCAAGTTCACCGTCTACCAGTTCCAGGCGCCGCCTGCGGTGATGCGGTACGTGGTGGAGAAGGGCTCGATCGCGGTCGACGGCATCTCGCTCACGGTCGCCAAGGTCGGGCCGCAGGGGTTCACGACCGCCATCATCCCGCAGACGGAGTCGGTGACCACGCTCAAGGACAAGCCCGTAGGCGCTCCGGTGAACCTGGAGGCAGACATGCTCGCCAAATACGTCGAGCGATTCGTGGCCGGATACACTGGCGCCGAAGATGCGCCCCGCGAGCGGAAGGGGCTCGGCGACATGCTGCGCGAGTTCACCGAGGGCGGCAGGTGA
- a CDS encoding DUF512 domain-containing protein, whose translation MPDPASTGGTVATVDAGAARDAGLLPRDRVLAVDGAPLADVIDWWWLTDEPSFSLTIERDGAQREVEIIRRPGEALGVTFTETLFTPIRECDNACAFCFVSQLPGGLRPSLYVRDDDFRLSFLSGNFVTLTNATAKDVARIITQHLSPLHVSVHAVDPEVRARLICPTVEDHALEVLDTVLDAGIKAHVQVVLVPGVNDGAVLEQTLGYLAARSGVLSVGTVPMGYTGHQTRWAASYGHHTAAAVLGVVTGWQRRMRDERGCGWVYAADEVYLLSGVPFPPAEEYDGFPQFENGIGMASAFLDEFRSPGVECRAATLVTGELFAPVLRGALDRAGCADVRVLAVENGLFGGNVSVTGLLCGADIVRAIAEDGRAGTYLVPDVVVNSDGLLLDDMPSARLASESGADVRIIGTDAASLTAALAAL comes from the coding sequence ATGCCTGATCCGGCGTCCACCGGCGGCACCGTCGCGACGGTCGATGCCGGCGCTGCCCGCGACGCGGGCCTGCTGCCCCGAGACCGCGTCCTCGCGGTCGACGGTGCGCCGCTTGCCGATGTGATCGACTGGTGGTGGCTCACCGATGAGCCGTCGTTCAGCCTCACGATCGAGCGTGACGGCGCTCAACGCGAGGTCGAGATCATCCGTCGGCCAGGCGAGGCGCTTGGCGTGACGTTCACCGAGACCCTCTTCACGCCGATTCGCGAGTGCGATAACGCCTGCGCGTTCTGCTTCGTCTCGCAGCTCCCCGGAGGCCTGCGGCCGTCGCTCTACGTGCGTGACGACGACTTCCGTCTGTCCTTTCTCTCGGGCAACTTCGTCACGCTCACGAACGCGACGGCCAAAGACGTTGCCCGCATCATCACGCAGCACCTGTCGCCGCTCCACGTGTCGGTCCATGCCGTGGACCCCGAGGTGCGCGCCCGCCTCATCTGTCCGACTGTCGAGGACCACGCCCTGGAGGTGCTCGATACCGTGCTCGACGCCGGAATCAAGGCGCACGTGCAGGTCGTTCTCGTCCCCGGCGTCAACGACGGCGCGGTGCTCGAACAGACACTCGGCTATCTTGCCGCGCGGAGCGGCGTGCTGTCGGTGGGGACGGTGCCGATGGGCTACACGGGGCACCAGACGCGCTGGGCGGCCTCGTACGGCCACCACACGGCAGCCGCCGTGCTCGGGGTCGTGACGGGCTGGCAGCGACGGATGCGCGACGAGCGAGGCTGCGGGTGGGTGTACGCGGCCGATGAGGTGTATCTCCTGTCGGGAGTCCCGTTTCCACCCGCCGAGGAGTACGACGGCTTTCCCCAGTTCGAGAACGGCATCGGCATGGCGAGCGCCTTCCTGGACGAGTTCCGGTCTCCGGGCGTCGAGTGCCGGGCCGCGACCCTGGTCACCGGCGAGCTGTTCGCTCCCGTCTTGCGAGGGGCGCTCGATCGCGCCGGCTGCGCGGACGTGCGCGTGCTCGCGGTCGAAAACGGTTTGTTCGGCGGCAACGTCAGTGTGACCGGGCTGCTCTGCGGCGCCGACATCGTGCGTGCCATTGCCGAGGACGGCCGGGCGGGTACGTACCTCGTGCCTGACGTTGTAGTAAACTCCGACGGTCTGTTACTCGACGACATGCCGTCGGCCCGCCTCGCATCAGAGTCCGGAGCCGACGTCCGCATCATCGGCACCGATGCCGCGAGTCTCACCGCGGCGCTCGCCGCCCTGTAG
- the der gene encoding ribosome biogenesis GTPase Der — MTLPIVAVVGRPNVGKSTFVNRMIQAQDAIVHAQSGVTRDRSYHRADWNGREFMLVDTGGIEFSTDDAFGDSIRAQAVVAANEADVVVFLVDGSVGIAAGDEEVAGLLRRQKTPVFLVVNKLDTPGREDAIHEFWSLGLDQPWPVSALHGHGSGDLLDALVEALPPVEDESSDDSSIGVAIIGKPNAGKSSLYNKLLGRERAIVSEVAGTTRDAIDTMLTDGESTFRLVDTAGLRRKSQIEESVEYYGFVRAMRAIDRAEVAVLVIDSATGVTDQDQRVARFAAERGCGIVIALNKWDLLETPEEKTELVARLPDKLGFIGFAPVVRVSALKGTGVHKLLPLVKTVYDSYAQSIPTSKLNALLTELRASGHTISKGGKMLRLQYVTQTGSKPPVFTFFANHPRMVDTNYERYLENRLREAFDLTGTPIRLKFRQKG; from the coding sequence ATGACGCTCCCCATCGTCGCGGTCGTCGGAAGACCGAACGTCGGCAAGTCGACGTTCGTGAACCGCATGATCCAAGCGCAGGACGCTATCGTGCACGCGCAAAGCGGCGTCACGCGCGATCGCAGCTACCACCGTGCCGACTGGAACGGCCGCGAGTTCATGCTCGTGGACACCGGCGGCATCGAGTTCTCTACCGACGACGCGTTCGGCGATTCGATCAGAGCCCAGGCCGTCGTTGCTGCCAACGAGGCAGACGTGGTGGTCTTTCTCGTGGACGGCTCGGTCGGGATCGCCGCGGGCGACGAAGAGGTCGCGGGCCTGCTGCGCCGGCAGAAGACGCCGGTCTTCCTTGTGGTGAACAAGCTCGACACGCCGGGCCGCGAGGACGCGATCCACGAGTTCTGGAGTCTCGGTCTCGACCAGCCGTGGCCGGTGTCGGCGCTGCACGGGCACGGGTCGGGCGACCTGCTCGACGCGCTCGTCGAGGCGCTGCCGCCCGTGGAAGACGAGTCGTCCGATGACTCGTCCATCGGCGTTGCGATCATCGGCAAGCCGAACGCGGGCAAGTCGTCGCTCTACAACAAGCTTCTCGGTCGCGAGCGGGCGATCGTGTCGGAGGTCGCAGGAACCACGCGCGACGCAATCGACACGATGCTGACGGACGGGGAGTCCACGTTCCGTCTGGTGGACACCGCCGGTCTGCGGCGCAAGTCGCAGATCGAAGAGTCGGTGGAGTACTACGGCTTCGTGCGGGCCATGCGCGCCATCGACCGGGCCGAGGTCGCGGTGCTCGTGATCGACTCCGCCACGGGCGTGACCGATCAGGACCAGCGCGTCGCGCGTTTCGCTGCGGAGCGCGGTTGCGGCATCGTGATAGCGCTCAACAAATGGGACCTGCTCGAGACGCCGGAGGAGAAGACCGAGCTGGTGGCACGGCTGCCCGACAAGCTCGGGTTCATCGGCTTCGCGCCGGTCGTGCGCGTGAGCGCCCTCAAGGGCACGGGCGTGCACAAGCTCCTGCCGCTGGTGAAAACCGTCTACGATTCGTACGCGCAGTCGATACCCACGAGCAAGCTCAACGCGCTGCTCACCGAGCTTCGCGCCTCCGGCCACACCATCTCCAAGGGTGGAAAGATGCTGCGCCTGCAGTACGTGACCCAGACAGGATCGAAGCCCCCCGTCTTCACCTTCTTTGCGAACCATCCGCGCATGGTCGACACCAACTACGAGCGGTACCTCGAGAACCGCCTGCGCGAGGCGTTCGACCTCACCGGTACGCCGATCAGGCTGAAGTTCAGGCAGAAGGGCTGA
- the plsY gene encoding glycerol-3-phosphate 1-O-acyltransferase PlsY — MEPALRIIGAALSAYLVGSIPWAVIVVKIFWKQDIRDLGSGNTGATNVLRVFGTAPGLAVLFLDATKGALGVWFATLFVPVQWAAAGYDWFGVLGATAAIAGHSFSPFIGFRGGKGVATAAGAIMMLAPRVVPIMLVIFVIIVAIWKQVSLGSIIIAALFPGVSWLLYPDRIALVLFSVITAALVIWRHRSNIGRIRRGEESKISFRRRTWDELKHRRDDGSTER, encoded by the coding sequence ATGGAGCCCGCCCTCCGGATCATCGGCGCCGCGCTTTCGGCGTACCTCGTGGGCTCGATCCCGTGGGCGGTCATCGTCGTGAAGATCTTCTGGAAGCAGGACATCCGCGACCTCGGCTCGGGCAACACGGGCGCCACGAACGTGCTCCGCGTCTTCGGGACTGCTCCGGGGCTCGCCGTTCTGTTCCTGGATGCCACGAAGGGCGCGCTCGGCGTTTGGTTCGCGACGCTGTTCGTTCCCGTGCAGTGGGCCGCGGCGGGGTACGACTGGTTCGGCGTCCTGGGGGCCACTGCAGCCATCGCGGGCCACTCGTTCTCGCCGTTCATCGGGTTCCGCGGCGGCAAGGGGGTCGCGACCGCGGCCGGAGCGATCATGATGCTCGCCCCCAGAGTAGTACCGATCATGCTCGTGATCTTCGTCATCATCGTGGCGATCTGGAAGCAGGTATCCCTCGGGTCGATCATCATAGCGGCCCTCTTCCCGGGTGTATCCTGGTTGCTGTATCCGGATCGGATCGCGCTCGTGCTGTTCTCGGTGATCACTGCCGCACTGGTGATTTGGCGTCACCGCAGCAACATCGGGCGCATCAGGAGGGGCGAGGAGTCGAAGATCTCGTTCCGCCGCCGGACCTGGGATGAACTGAAGCACCGCCGCGACGACGGGAGCACCGAGAGATGA
- a CDS encoding NAD(P)H-dependent glycerol-3-phosphate dehydrogenase — MNTAVIGAGSWGTAIAWLLGGKGTYVTLWAREPEIAEGINQERRNPLFLKDVIFDPWVKATSDIERALHGADAVVVVTPSHGVRGVAEQMAGVLRKDVPVVNLAKGVEQGTLMRMTEVLDDVLGHRERLAALSGPNHAEEVSKGVPSATVVAAYSEDVGRKLQDMFMTPFFRVYTNPDVVGVELCGASKNVVAVAAGMSDGLGYGDNTKATLMTRGLAEMSRLGAHLGANPLTYMGLAGMGDLIVTCTSRHSRNRALGEWVAKGGTVESYSAETKMVAEGAKSAVSLDDLAHKLGMEMPITHQVRAILYEGHQASEAGAVLMGRSARDELHGMGLVEDEG; from the coding sequence ATGAACACCGCGGTGATCGGAGCGGGCTCGTGGGGCACGGCCATTGCATGGCTGCTCGGCGGCAAGGGAACGTACGTCACCCTGTGGGCGCGTGAGCCCGAGATCGCCGAGGGCATCAATCAGGAACGACGGAACCCGCTCTTTTTGAAGGACGTCATCTTCGACCCGTGGGTGAAGGCCACCTCGGACATCGAGCGTGCACTCCACGGAGCCGATGCGGTCGTTGTGGTCACGCCGAGCCACGGCGTTCGGGGCGTTGCCGAGCAGATGGCCGGCGTGCTGCGCAAGGATGTTCCGGTGGTGAACCTCGCCAAGGGCGTGGAACAGGGCACGCTCATGCGCATGACGGAGGTCCTTGATGACGTGCTGGGCCATCGCGAACGTCTGGCCGCGCTCTCAGGCCCCAACCATGCCGAGGAAGTCTCCAAAGGCGTCCCCTCGGCCACCGTGGTGGCGGCGTACAGCGAGGATGTCGGCCGGAAGTTGCAGGACATGTTCATGACGCCCTTCTTCCGCGTGTACACCAACCCGGATGTGGTGGGCGTGGAACTCTGCGGCGCATCGAAGAACGTGGTCGCGGTGGCCGCCGGCATGAGCGACGGTCTCGGCTACGGCGACAACACGAAGGCGACGCTCATGACGCGGGGGCTTGCCGAGATGTCCCGGCTGGGGGCGCACCTGGGCGCGAACCCGCTCACCTACATGGGGCTCGCCGGGATGGGCGACCTGATCGTCACGTGCACGTCCCGCCACAGCCGCAACCGGGCGCTCGGCGAGTGGGTCGCCAAGGGCGGCACCGTGGAGAGCTACTCCGCGGAGACGAAGATGGTCGCCGAGGGAGCCAAGAGCGCGGTTTCCCTCGATGACCTGGCGCACAAGCTCGGCATGGAGATGCCCATCACGCACCAGGTGCGGGCTATCCTGTACGAGGGACACCAGGCGTCGGAGGCCGGGGCGGTGCTCATGGGACGCTCGGCTCGGGATGAGTTGCACGGGATGGGTCTCGTCGAGGACGAGGGGTGA
- the rpe gene encoding ribulose-phosphate 3-epimerase: MSNELFIAPSILSADFMHLADAVALVEDAGADLIHVDVMDGHFVPNLTIGPPVVKALKRVAHRPLDCHLMVSDPDRTAMWYVEAGADIVTVHVEASTHLHRTVGAIRAGGAIPGVTLNPGTSASAIEEILPYVGLVLVMSVNPGFGGQSFIESSVDKVAEIRAMCREIGVSPRIEVDGGIDVTTAPRVVAAGADTLVAGNAIFCAPDPAAALKEIRAHASAQMV; encoded by the coding sequence GTGAGCAACGAGCTCTTCATCGCACCTTCCATTCTCTCGGCGGACTTCATGCACCTGGCCGATGCGGTCGCGCTCGTGGAGGATGCGGGAGCCGATCTGATCCACGTGGACGTGATGGACGGGCACTTCGTGCCGAACCTCACCATCGGCCCACCGGTCGTCAAAGCGCTCAAGCGCGTGGCGCACCGCCCGCTCGACTGCCATCTGATGGTCTCGGACCCCGACCGCACGGCGATGTGGTACGTCGAGGCCGGCGCGGACATCGTGACCGTGCACGTGGAGGCGTCCACGCACCTGCATCGCACGGTGGGTGCCATTCGCGCAGGTGGCGCTATTCCTGGCGTCACGCTCAATCCGGGCACGTCCGCCTCGGCGATCGAGGAGATCCTGCCGTACGTGGGCCTCGTGCTCGTGATGAGCGTGAACCCCGGCTTCGGCGGTCAGTCGTTCATCGAGTCATCGGTGGACAAGGTGGCCGAGATCAGGGCGATGTGCCGCGAGATCGGCGTGTCGCCACGCATCGAGGTGGACGGCGGGATCGACGTCACCACCGCGCCGCGCGTCGTTGCGGCCGGAGCCGACACCCTCGTGGCGGGCAACGCGATCTTCTGCGCCCCCGATCCTGCGGCCGCGCTCAAGGAGATCCGCGCTCACGCTTCCGCGCAGATGGTGTAG
- the ribD gene encoding bifunctional diaminohydroxyphosphoribosylaminopyrimidine deaminase/5-amino-6-(5-phosphoribosylamino)uracil reductase RibD: protein MTLFSDPVVGIADPYLRRAFELAERGRATTSPNPLVGCVVVQDGTIVGEGFHERAGGPHAEIVALGQAGERARGAHVYVTLEPCNHFGKTPPCVDRLLAEGVSAVTIGMRDPNPEVSGGGAEALAAKGVTIRWADDPRPFEAQNEGWLTRVRLGRPFVRVKVALTLDGRPALAARRRSRITGAGGSRVTMRLRAQASAVMVGASTVAIDDPALTARDAEERPTKRSPRRIVLSRTCVPNVRSQVMVDGGGCTLVTSEAAAADEVAAWESAGARVLRYAYADGLAGALRAIANDGVNDMLIESGPSLFSALWRERLIDELVFVTAGGMSGNAAPPLFLGQADSVGADLAPVFFAVEAGLADGDAVTVWRPRG from the coding sequence ATGACGCTGTTCTCCGACCCCGTTGTCGGGATCGCAGACCCGTACCTGCGCCGTGCCTTCGAACTGGCCGAGCGCGGTCGGGCGACAACCTCCCCGAATCCCCTTGTGGGTTGCGTCGTCGTGCAGGACGGCACGATCGTGGGAGAGGGCTTCCACGAACGCGCAGGCGGGCCGCATGCAGAGATCGTGGCCCTCGGTCAGGCGGGCGAACGCGCCCGAGGCGCGCATGTCTACGTGACGCTTGAGCCGTGCAACCACTTCGGCAAGACCCCGCCGTGTGTCGACCGCCTGCTTGCCGAGGGTGTCTCGGCTGTGACGATCGGCATGCGCGATCCCAATCCCGAGGTGTCGGGTGGGGGAGCCGAAGCGCTGGCCGCAAAGGGCGTCACCATCCGGTGGGCGGATGACCCGCGCCCCTTCGAGGCGCAGAACGAGGGGTGGCTGACCCGGGTGCGACTGGGACGGCCCTTCGTGCGCGTGAAAGTCGCGCTCACTCTTGACGGGCGTCCTGCGCTGGCGGCTCGGCGTCGTTCACGGATCACGGGTGCAGGTGGGAGTCGCGTAACGATGCGCCTACGCGCACAGGCGTCCGCGGTCATGGTGGGCGCATCGACCGTGGCGATCGACGATCCAGCGCTTACGGCGCGCGATGCCGAGGAGCGGCCCACGAAACGCTCGCCGCGCCGCATCGTGCTCTCGCGCACCTGCGTGCCCAACGTCCGCTCGCAGGTCATGGTCGACGGTGGAGGCTGCACGCTGGTGACGTCAGAAGCGGCTGCTGCAGACGAGGTCGCCGCATGGGAGAGCGCGGGAGCGCGAGTCTTGCGGTACGCGTACGCTGACGGTCTTGCGGGCGCGCTGCGAGCCATCGCGAACGACGGCGTGAACGACATGCTCATCGAGTCGGGTCCCTCGCTGTTCTCGGCACTGTGGCGCGAACGGCTGATCGACGAACTCGTGTTCGTGACTGCCGGAGGCATGAGCGGCAACGCTGCGCCTCCGCTCTTCCTCGGGCAGGCAGACAGCGTTGGGGCGGACCTCGCGCCGGTGTTCTTCGCGGTAGAAGCGGGTTTGGCCGATGGTGATGCGGTGACGGTCTGGCGGCCACGCGGGTGA
- a CDS encoding bifunctional 3,4-dihydroxy-2-butanone-4-phosphate synthase/GTP cyclohydrolase II has translation MSGPFATIEEGIDEIAAGRLLIVVDDEGRENEGDFVMAAEKATPEAVNFMATHGRGLICLPLTSERLDALQIPPMTDRNTSEQGTAFHVSIGAKGRITTGISAADRAATVHAAIDPETQPEDISRPGHVFPLRARPGGVLERAGHTEAAVDLARLAGLYPAGVICEIMNPDGTMARRPQLEEVAREHGLKMVTVEELIRYRRRTERLVERVTTVNLPTEFGEFIAHGYRSLLDGSTHLALVVGEVAGAEDVLVRVHSECLTGDVFHSLRCDCGDQLAEALRRVQAEGRGVVLYLVGHEGRGIGLANKLMAYKLQEEGADTVEANEALGFPADLRDYGIGAQILADIGLSSVRLLTNNPKKLVGLEGYGLHVSAVVPLQVACKPENLRYLKTKKDKMEHRLDLPADD, from the coding sequence GTGAGCGGCCCGTTCGCAACCATCGAAGAAGGCATCGACGAGATCGCCGCAGGCCGGCTGCTCATCGTCGTGGACGATGAGGGGCGCGAGAACGAGGGCGACTTCGTGATGGCGGCCGAGAAGGCCACGCCCGAGGCGGTCAACTTCATGGCTACCCACGGTCGCGGACTCATCTGCCTGCCGCTTACCAGCGAGCGTCTCGATGCGTTGCAGATTCCTCCCATGACCGACCGGAACACCTCAGAGCAGGGGACCGCCTTCCACGTATCGATCGGCGCGAAGGGCCGTATCACAACCGGGATCAGCGCCGCTGACCGCGCGGCCACCGTACATGCCGCCATCGATCCCGAAACGCAGCCCGAGGACATCTCGCGCCCGGGTCACGTCTTCCCGTTGCGTGCTCGTCCGGGCGGCGTGCTCGAGCGTGCGGGCCACACCGAGGCGGCCGTCGATCTCGCGCGCCTCGCAGGGCTGTACCCCGCAGGCGTCATCTGCGAGATCATGAACCCCGACGGGACCATGGCCCGCCGGCCGCAGCTGGAGGAGGTCGCCCGCGAGCACGGTCTCAAGATGGTGACCGTGGAGGAGCTCATCCGCTACCGGCGCAGGACCGAACGCCTGGTCGAGCGCGTCACGACCGTGAACCTGCCGACGGAATTCGGCGAGTTCATCGCGCACGGCTACCGGTCGCTGCTGGACGGTTCGACGCACCTCGCGCTCGTGGTCGGCGAGGTCGCCGGCGCGGAGGATGTGCTCGTGCGGGTGCACTCCGAGTGCCTGACCGGAGACGTCTTTCACTCGCTGCGCTGCGACTGCGGCGACCAGCTCGCCGAGGCGCTCCGACGGGTCCAGGCCGAGGGGCGCGGCGTGGTGCTCTATCTCGTCGGTCACGAGGGCCGCGGCATCGGACTCGCGAACAAGCTCATGGCGTACAAGCTCCAGGAAGAGGGAGCCGACACGGTTGAGGCCAACGAGGCACTCGGATTCCCTGCGGACCTGCGCGATTACGGTATCGGCGCGCAGATCCTCGCCGATATCGGGCTCTCCTCGGTGAGGCTGTTGACGAACAACCCGAAGAAGCTCGTCGGGCTCGAGGGCTACGGACTGCATGTGAGCGCGGTCGTGCCGCTGCAGGTGGCGTGCAAGCCCGAGAACCTGCGCTATCTCAAAACGAAGAAGGACAAAATGGAGCACCGGCTCGACTTGCCGGCGGACGATTAG
- the ispH gene encoding 4-hydroxy-3-methylbut-2-enyl diphosphate reductase has translation MKVIVARHAGVCYGVERALKLAGEAAAAGGPVATLGPLIHNPQAVAALQAKGVGVASTLDDAPTGTLVIRSHGVDPAVITEAESRGFNVIDATCPFVTAAHTCAADLATSGYAVVIVGESDHPEVEGILAHAGGEALIVQHASDIPAKLPGRRIGIVVQTTQPPALLQEVVAALLPRVSELRVCNTICSATAKRQASAASLAEEVDVIVVVGGHNSGNTTRLAEICLARNPRTHHVETSEELDPAWFGGAEVVGVTAGASTPDEQIRGVIDAIEALAGDA, from the coding sequence GTGAAGGTGATCGTCGCACGGCACGCGGGCGTCTGCTACGGCGTCGAACGGGCACTCAAGCTCGCCGGCGAGGCTGCCGCTGCCGGTGGTCCGGTTGCGACCCTCGGGCCGCTCATCCACAATCCGCAGGCCGTCGCGGCGCTGCAGGCGAAGGGCGTGGGCGTGGCGTCCACCCTCGATGACGCGCCGACCGGGACGCTCGTGATCCGGTCGCACGGCGTGGATCCGGCTGTCATCACGGAAGCCGAAAGCCGGGGGTTCAACGTCATCGATGCCACCTGCCCGTTCGTCACCGCCGCGCACACCTGTGCAGCGGACCTCGCGACTTCGGGTTACGCGGTCGTCATCGTGGGCGAATCGGACCACCCCGAAGTCGAGGGTATCCTCGCGCACGCCGGCGGGGAGGCGCTGATCGTGCAGCATGCGAGCGACATTCCCGCAAAGCTGCCCGGACGGCGCATCGGCATCGTCGTGCAGACCACGCAGCCGCCGGCCCTGCTGCAGGAGGTCGTCGCGGCTCTGCTGCCGCGCGTCTCCGAGCTCAGGGTCTGCAACACGATCTGCAGCGCCACCGCCAAGCGGCAGGCGTCCGCGGCCAGTCTGGCCGAGGAGGTCGACGTGATCGTCGTCGTCGGCGGACACAACTCAGGCAACACGACGCGGCTGGCCGAGATCTGCCTCGCGCGGAATCCGCGCACGCACCATGTGGAAACCTCCGAAGAGCTCGACCCGGCGTGGTTCGGCGGTGCGGAAGTCGTCGGCGTGACCGCAGGCGCCTCAACGCCTGACGAGCAGATCCGCGGCGTGATCGACGCGATCGAGGCACTCGCCGGCGATGCCTGA
- a CDS encoding lysophospholipid acyltransferase family protein, translating to MKYALFPRFAKATVGRMLRVLFRTRLDGAENIPPTGAILAGNHVSYLDPILLWCASPRPVHFMAKRELWDSRIMACLLPRFWAFPVNRGEPDRTAITTATELAKAGELLGVFPEGGRAEDGTEALREAQGGAAFIALRAGVPIVPVAFTGTDRAWPKGAKRPRLVRTNIRVGSPIDVGSILPEGGRKDRVTAVTAVVMERISSELEMARKVMA from the coding sequence ATGAAGTACGCGCTGTTTCCGCGGTTCGCGAAGGCCACTGTTGGCCGCATGCTTCGGGTGCTGTTCCGCACGCGGCTCGACGGCGCCGAGAACATTCCTCCCACGGGAGCCATTCTGGCCGGGAATCACGTCTCGTACCTGGACCCGATCCTGTTGTGGTGCGCCTCGCCGCGTCCGGTGCACTTCATGGCCAAGCGCGAGCTGTGGGACAGTCGCATCATGGCCTGTTTGCTTCCACGCTTCTGGGCGTTCCCGGTGAACCGGGGGGAGCCTGACCGCACCGCGATCACCACGGCGACCGAGCTTGCCAAAGCCGGCGAGCTTCTGGGTGTCTTCCCGGAAGGCGGTCGCGCCGAAGATGGCACCGAGGCCCTGCGGGAAGCACAGGGCGGTGCGGCGTTCATCGCCTTGCGTGCCGGCGTGCCGATCGTGCCCGTGGCCTTCACGGGTACGGACAGGGCCTGGCCGAAGGGTGCGAAGCGGCCCCGGCTGGTGCGGACGAACATCCGGGTAGGCAGCCCGATCGACGTGGGGAGCATCCTTCCAGAAGGCGGGCGCAAGGACCGTGTGACGGCGGTGACCGCAGTCGTGATGGAGCGCATCTCATCCGAACTCGAGATGGCCAGGAAGGTGATGGCGTGA
- the ribE gene encoding 6,7-dimethyl-8-ribityllumazine synthase, with translation MATYEGDLLGSGLTVGICVSRFNELLSSRLLGGAKDALVRHGVAEDDVDVAWVPGAFEIPLVAGKMASSGKYDVVLALGVVIRGGTPHFEYVASEVSKGIAKVSLDTGVPVTFGVITADTIEQAVERAGTKHGNKGWDAALAGIETAKVMRALAEG, from the coding sequence ATGGCAACGTACGAAGGCGATCTGCTGGGTAGCGGGCTTACGGTGGGCATCTGCGTGAGCCGCTTCAACGAGTTGCTCTCGTCCCGTCTGCTGGGCGGGGCAAAAGACGCGCTCGTCCGTCACGGCGTGGCCGAGGACGATGTGGACGTCGCATGGGTCCCCGGTGCCTTCGAGATCCCGCTCGTGGCGGGGAAGATGGCGTCGTCGGGCAAGTACGATGTCGTGCTCGCACTCGGCGTGGTCATCCGCGGCGGTACGCCGCATTTCGAGTACGTGGCTTCCGAGGTATCGAAGGGCATCGCGAAGGTCTCGCTCGACACCGGCGTCCCGGTGACCTTCGGCGTGATCACCGCGGATACGATCGAGCAGGCGGTGGAGCGCGCGGGCACCAAGCACGGGAACAAGGGCTGGGACGCAGCGCTTGCCGGGATCGAGACCGCCAAGGTCATGCGGGCGCTCGCCGAGGGCTAG